In the Leptospira inadai serovar Lyme str. 10 genome, one interval contains:
- a CDS encoding winged helix DNA-binding domain-containing protein, producing the protein MNISMHRLYRQEISRKRFKKVEDVTSWMGALQAQDRSQAKLAIRLRGEGIQDADVETAILKKKIVRTWSLRGTLHFLFADDAYSILALLGTRMISKLASQHRNLELDASIFKKSNAILSKVLRNGKQLIRKELFAEFENKGISTKGIRGSHLLYYAALTGLICQGPMKDKQETFVLFQEWIPKRKDPDREEALGMLAKRYFTSHGPATVQDFAWWTGLALNEARQGLAIVQSDLSKVRIHDQDYWSSSFEFEKDIANRRIYLLPGFDEFLLGYEDRSFCVPVQFKSRVASSNGLFYPIILLDGQVIGTWKCILKKGASLIETDLFVPLDKTVVSALENEVERYQDSYF; encoded by the coding sequence ATGAATATTTCCATGCATCGCCTTTATCGGCAGGAAATCTCCCGGAAAAGATTCAAAAAGGTTGAGGATGTGACGTCGTGGATGGGGGCGTTGCAGGCCCAGGATCGTTCGCAAGCAAAATTGGCAATTCGCCTGCGCGGCGAGGGAATTCAGGATGCGGATGTGGAAACCGCAATCTTAAAAAAGAAAATCGTCCGAACTTGGTCGCTACGAGGAACACTTCACTTTCTTTTTGCGGACGACGCTTACTCCATTCTCGCCCTATTGGGTACGCGAATGATATCCAAGCTGGCAAGTCAGCACAGAAATCTCGAATTGGACGCATCTATATTCAAAAAATCGAATGCGATCCTGTCGAAGGTTTTGCGGAACGGAAAGCAATTGATTCGGAAGGAATTATTCGCCGAGTTCGAGAATAAAGGGATTTCTACGAAGGGAATTCGCGGGTCCCATCTCCTGTACTATGCCGCATTAACCGGTTTGATTTGCCAAGGTCCGATGAAGGACAAGCAGGAAACTTTCGTTTTGTTTCAGGAATGGATTCCAAAACGAAAGGATCCGGATCGGGAGGAGGCATTGGGTATGTTAGCGAAACGGTATTTTACGAGCCATGGTCCGGCTACGGTTCAGGATTTTGCTTGGTGGACAGGACTGGCGTTGAACGAAGCTAGGCAAGGTCTTGCCATAGTTCAGTCCGATCTTTCTAAGGTTAGGATTCATGATCAGGATTATTGGTCGTCATCGTTCGAATTTGAAAAGGATATAGCGAATCGAAGAATTTATCTTCTTCCCGGTTTTGATGAATTCCTTTTGGGCTACGAGGATAGAAGTTTTTGCGTGCCGGTGCAATTCAAATCGCGTGTCGCCTCGAGCAACGGTCTTTTTTATCCAATCATATTGCTGGATGGACAAGTTATCGGAACCTGGAAGTGCATCTTAAAAAAGGGGGCGAGTTTGATAGAAACGGATCTTTTTGTTCCTCTCGATAAAACCGTAGTCTCGGCTCTCGAGAATGAGGTCGAAAGATACCAAGATTCGTATTTTTGA
- a CDS encoding efflux RND transporter periplasmic adaptor subunit, protein MKRIILSFLLIALVVSGSYFLYKKFLKSKSKSRPMEISDSSEIGGGSVTLDKEQSELFHITTLRIEKRQFRRTISLIGEVAPVPDRIIEVPSRVAGRIVTVKFVEGSQVSKGQLLAVLDSPDLARLRSAYNSAKTRHSAASQNVDRVRNLVSMKLAAKQEEIDAEANLKVIAADLKASEENLRANGLEPSDETTGKYYIYAPIAGIVLNRNALPGAMIPGTQNLATIGNISELWFMAKIFEADLGKVAEGDKADVILNSYPDLLFEGVLEHIGEQVDIASRTVHARLVFKNKGRKAKIGLFGTAKVVTDTGSGILVPEGSIFKISNSDYVFVKKDTYNYVPKIVKVANSEDGMVEILDGLDEGEEVVSQGVFELKSLLLKSSFGEEG, encoded by the coding sequence ATGAAACGCATCATTCTGTCATTTCTACTTATCGCGTTAGTCGTAAGCGGTTCGTATTTTCTATATAAGAAGTTTTTAAAGTCAAAATCGAAATCCCGTCCCATGGAAATATCGGATTCTTCGGAGATCGGGGGCGGATCCGTAACTTTAGATAAGGAACAATCGGAACTCTTTCATATTACGACCTTGCGGATCGAAAAGAGACAGTTTCGAAGAACGATTTCTCTAATAGGAGAAGTTGCCCCGGTTCCGGATCGTATCATCGAGGTTCCGTCCAGGGTCGCCGGTAGGATCGTAACCGTTAAATTTGTGGAGGGTTCGCAGGTTTCCAAAGGACAACTATTGGCCGTTTTGGATTCTCCCGACTTAGCAAGACTTCGATCCGCGTATAATTCCGCTAAGACTCGACATTCGGCGGCGTCTCAAAACGTGGATCGGGTTCGCAATCTAGTTTCGATGAAACTTGCCGCCAAGCAGGAGGAAATCGATGCGGAGGCGAATCTGAAAGTGATCGCCGCCGATTTAAAAGCATCGGAGGAAAATCTTCGGGCAAACGGCCTCGAGCCGAGCGATGAGACGACCGGTAAATACTACATCTATGCTCCTATCGCCGGAATCGTTTTGAATAGAAACGCCCTGCCGGGTGCAATGATTCCGGGGACCCAGAATTTAGCGACGATCGGGAATATCTCCGAGCTTTGGTTTATGGCTAAGATCTTCGAGGCTGATTTAGGTAAGGTAGCCGAAGGCGATAAGGCGGACGTGATTCTCAATTCCTATCCCGATCTTTTATTCGAAGGAGTATTGGAACATATCGGAGAACAGGTGGATATCGCTTCTCGAACCGTTCATGCTAGATTAGTTTTTAAGAATAAAGGTAGGAAGGCTAAGATCGGTCTCTTTGGAACCGCAAAAGTCGTGACGGATACGGGAAGCGGGATCTTGGTTCCGGAAGGTTCTATATTCAAAATAAGTAATTCCGATTACGTATTCGTAAAAAAGGATACTTATAACTACGTTCCGAAAATCGTAAAAGTAGCGAATTCTGAAGACGGAATGGTCGAGATTTTGGACGGGCTGGACGAAGGAGAAGAAGTCGTAAGTCAAGGAGTCTTCGAATTAAAGTCACTTCTCCTAAAATCCTCGTTCGGCGAGGAGGGATAA
- a CDS encoding TolC family protein — MRIFILWLLYAVASGSVYSQEVARSGNASCAGRMDLRRITICVLEASPEYRTEQLKLKEISGRKLVASYLFPSNPVASAYLAHRKGTTSEGGPLGTGPAPIATNYQTLVTQEIYVGGKREKAQQVADEEYKVQAGRLEAVRRNMLSRTISATLRYSGFKREFEGTKQLYEVAKDLRDLSAARANEGVAPAMDVDVARAEELRLWKLLKQAERKMDSAKGELLILLNLNPDASLELEVTGITLKELPNDVASLVKIALSNRPEIGVSENEIILAARRLEQTKLQRIPNLTIGGFIQSDGFNEKVAGAQVSLPLTLWRTYEGEIRSAASVKEQAQENARIQERSVRMEIVNAVSSYLALRTEIEQYDASYLRDLDKDLDLLKEALRTGRIKVVDALNSQRILTGAKLNFILSRTEYALAQVELVRSIGLSFEDNIQEIK; from the coding sequence ATGCGCATATTTATTTTATGGCTTCTCTACGCCGTCGCGTCGGGGAGCGTATATTCACAGGAGGTTGCTCGATCCGGCAACGCATCCTGTGCGGGTAGGATGGACCTGCGACGCATTACTATTTGCGTCTTAGAAGCCAGTCCCGAATACCGAACCGAACAACTGAAACTGAAAGAAATTTCCGGAAGAAAATTGGTCGCTTCCTATCTATTCCCGTCCAATCCGGTGGCCAGCGCCTATCTAGCCCATCGGAAGGGAACAACATCGGAAGGAGGTCCACTCGGGACGGGACCCGCGCCGATCGCTACGAACTACCAGACTTTGGTGACTCAAGAAATTTATGTCGGTGGTAAAAGAGAAAAGGCACAGCAGGTCGCCGACGAGGAATATAAAGTACAGGCCGGCAGATTGGAAGCGGTTCGGAGAAACATGCTTTCTCGGACCATATCGGCAACATTACGATACTCCGGTTTTAAGAGGGAGTTCGAGGGAACGAAACAACTGTACGAAGTCGCGAAGGATTTGCGCGATCTTTCCGCGGCAAGGGCAAACGAGGGAGTCGCTCCGGCAATGGATGTAGACGTTGCGAGAGCGGAGGAACTCCGTCTTTGGAAACTACTCAAGCAGGCGGAAAGAAAAATGGATTCGGCCAAGGGAGAACTTCTAATCCTGCTGAATTTGAATCCGGATGCTTCTCTAGAATTGGAAGTTACGGGCATTACGTTAAAGGAATTGCCGAACGATGTCGCCAGCTTGGTGAAAATCGCGCTTTCGAATCGACCCGAGATAGGAGTTTCCGAGAACGAAATTATTCTGGCGGCCAGGCGTTTGGAACAAACGAAACTACAAAGAATTCCTAACCTAACGATCGGAGGATTCATCCAATCCGACGGTTTTAATGAAAAAGTCGCAGGGGCGCAAGTGAGTCTACCGCTGACTCTTTGGAGAACCTACGAAGGAGAAATCCGAAGCGCGGCTTCCGTAAAAGAACAGGCCCAGGAAAACGCCAGAATCCAAGAGAGAAGCGTTCGAATGGAAATCGTCAATGCAGTATCTTCCTACTTGGCTCTCAGAACGGAGATAGAGCAGTACGACGCGAGTTATTTACGGGACCTTGATAAAGACTTGGATCTCCTGAAAGAAGCTCTCCGTACGGGAAGAATCAAAGTCGTCGATGCCTTAAATTCCCAAAGAATTTTGACCGGAGCAAAGCTGAACTTTATTCTCTCTCGAACCGAATACGCTCTCGCGCAAGTCGAATTGGTCCGCTCGATCGGACTTTCATTCGAGGACAATATCCAGGAAATCAAATAA
- a CDS encoding dihydrofolate reductase family protein produces MRKVILQMQMSVDGYVSAVDRDLDWQIWDWGDDWNWDDRLKKDFNTIFESIDCILLSRKMLEQGYLNHWGNAAKKFPVNPQYAFAKKIIDTNKVVPTGKLKNSEWDRTEIVNGNLIEEVKALKRRSGGSIITFGGASFASSLTEAGLIDEFQFFVNPTAVGRGLSIFNNLNTGLRLKLVRSVGYDCGMVVNRYIPET; encoded by the coding sequence ATGAGAAAAGTCATATTACAGATGCAGATGTCCGTAGACGGATATGTTTCCGCGGTCGATAGGGACCTCGATTGGCAGATCTGGGATTGGGGTGATGATTGGAACTGGGATGACCGGCTCAAAAAGGACTTCAATACGATCTTCGAATCGATAGATTGTATTCTATTAAGTCGCAAGATGTTAGAACAAGGTTACTTAAACCATTGGGGAAATGCCGCTAAAAAATTTCCGGTTAACCCGCAGTATGCGTTCGCTAAAAAGATAATCGATACGAATAAGGTGGTACCGACCGGTAAACTCAAAAATTCCGAATGGGATCGCACCGAGATCGTAAACGGTAATTTAATCGAAGAAGTGAAAGCCTTAAAACGTCGGTCCGGAGGAAGCATCATCACCTTCGGAGGCGCAAGCTTTGCCTCCTCCCTTACCGAGGCAGGATTGATCGACGAATTCCAATTCTTTGTGAACCCGACGGCTGTCGGCCGCGGACTTTCAATATTCAATAATCTGAATACGGGTTTAAGGCTCAAATTGGTTCGATCCGTCGGATACGATTGCGGCATGGTCGTAAACAGATATATACCTGAAACGTAA
- a CDS encoding winged helix-turn-helix transcriptional regulator, which translates to MSVYQRSSCPINLSLEIFGDRWSLLILRDLMFAGKCHFREFLQSQEGISSNILAERLGNLVESGILSRTDDPSHKQKAIYRLTPMGIDLLPVLAQIGIWGRKYLPVTKESGAVAGTLETGGPKLWKRLMSDLRKDLSNP; encoded by the coding sequence ATGTCAGTTTATCAAAGATCGTCATGTCCGATCAATCTATCGTTAGAGATTTTCGGAGACAGATGGAGCCTTCTGATCCTTAGGGATCTGATGTTCGCGGGAAAATGTCATTTTAGGGAGTTCCTACAATCCCAAGAAGGTATCTCCTCAAACATCCTGGCCGAGCGATTAGGCAATCTCGTCGAAAGCGGAATACTGTCTAGGACTGATGACCCGAGTCACAAGCAGAAAGCGATTTATAGATTAACGCCGATGGGCATCGACCTTCTTCCGGTTCTTGCGCAAATCGGTATATGGGGTCGCAAATACCTTCCTGTTACAAAAGAGAGCGGTGCGGTTGCAGGCACTCTCGAAACGGGGGGACCGAAATTATGGAAAAGGCTCATGTCGGATTTGCGTAAAGACTTGTCAAATCCCTAA